CCGCTGCCGAGGCCTCGCACCTGACCGTCCTCCACTACGATGCGGATTTCGACACGATCGCGGCCGTCACGGGGCAGGTAACCGAGTGGGTTGCCCCACGGGGTTCTCTATAGCCGGCGCCGTTTGAGGCTGTGTTGAGCAGGCACGCCATGATCCGGGAGGATTACAGCTTTACGGGCCTGCGAGCCCACAATAGGTTGACGCACAGAGGGATAGGTGGAGGCGCGGGGGATCGAACCCCGCCGGTGGAGTGTCAAGCCCGCACCGGGTACACCAGTACCGCCCCCGCCGAACCCTCTTTCGAGGGCTCTGACGCAATTCTCCGGTACGGGCACATCCGGCTATCAAGACGGCTTGGAGGTGACTTCTTCAGGCGTCGAGGAAGCGCCAGCTTTCGTCGGTCCGTGGGAGCTCGCAGGCGGTCTGCTTGCCGAACCAGCGGTAGCGGTTGCGGGCTACGAAGCGGTAGACGAGGTCGCGCAGCGGGGCGGGGATCACGAGGAGGACGGCCGCCAGCGGCCACGCGCGGTCGAGCCCGGCCGCGATGCGCAGCGCCGCTCCGCTCCTGGCGTATGTGCGCCCGTTCGCGACGAGGACCAGGGATTCAGGCGGCTCTGCGGCTTCCGGCGGCGGCTCGCCCGGTCCGGGTGTCTCGACCCCGTTCCCCGCGAGGAACCGGCGTCCCACGTCGGACTGGAGCGCGGCGAAGCGGAAGCGGCCGCGCCGGTCGCGGCGGATGATGAAACGGACGGCGCCCGCACACAGGTTGCAGACGCCGTCGAAGAGGACGATCGGACCCTCCGGACCCGGATCGTCGGTCCGGGGGCCCCGGTCGCCGGTTCCAGCCGCCTGGTTCACGGCACGAGGCGGGGTCTCGCCATGTTCTTGAGCAGGAAGAGCCCGTCACCCGTCCCCGTCACCGCGATCGTCCCGCTCTCGAAGTAGGGGTAGTTGCTCCACGACGCGCCCCCCTGGTAGGGCGAGGTGTCGAAGAAGCCGATCTCGACCGGGTTCTCGGGGTCCGAAATGTCGAGGACGCGGAAGCCCGCGGAGTAGTTCGACTGGTACATGAGGTCGCCGACGATGTAGAGGTTGTGGTCGGTGGCCGTCGTCTCCGCGATGTACTCGGTGACGAGGATCGGATCGTCGAGGTCCGTCACATCCCACACCAGCGTGCGCGTCCCCTCCACGAGACCCTGCGGCTCATCCCCCTCGTCGTTCATGTAGAAGTAGCGGTGGTCGTCGGTCAGCCAGCCCTGGTGCGCGTAGGCGACGTTCGGATAGTCGATCGTGGCGAGGCCGACCGGCGCATCCTTGTCGCTCACATCCGCGATGTTGAACGCCGTCTCGTTCGAGCCGAGGCAGATCTCCTTGCCCGCGTGTTCGGTGTCGGGGCCGCGGTAGATGACGCACTGCGCATCGTGCACGTAACCCGTGCCCCGGCGTCCCGTCCCCTCCTGCGCGAAGCAGCCGGCGAAGACAGGCTGGGCCGGCTCCGTGAGATCGATCATGTGGAGGCCGCCGCCGCAGGTTTCGCCTCCGCCGCTGTTCCCGACGGCATAGGCGAAGCCGGTCTCCTCGTTGATGACGATGTTGTGGGCCGAGTGAATCCCGTCGTAGAGGAACGTCTCCCCGAAGGTCACGGGTTCCGCGCCCACGTCGCGCAGTTGCCGCAGGTCGAACACCTGCACGCCGTGCTCCAGCGCCGCGTCCGCGACGATGTAGGCGTGGTCGCGGTACACCTTGATGTCGCGCCAGATCATGTGCCGCGAGCCCTCGGTGGCGGGCAGGTCGCCGAGGAAGCGCGGGTGGTACGGGTCGCTGACGTCGACGAACGACGTGCCGTCCGTACGGCCGACGATCGCGATCTCGCGCCCCGTCTCAGGGTCGGTCCAGCCCCAGATGTCGTTGACGCGCGTGGCGCGGGTGCCGCCGAGATCCTTGATCGGCATGAAGGCGGTGATGTTCACGTCCCGGCACTCGAACACATCCGCGTGCCCCTCGCTGCACTCGATCTCCTCACCTGCGATCGCGGGGAAGCCGCGGTAGTCGTTGACGAGCGTGCCGCCCTCCTCCCAGGTGCCGGCGGCGGAGCGCTCGTAGACGACGGCGGCGCCCGCCCCGGAATCCATGCCGGTCGCGCCGACGACGAGGTGGCCGCCGGATTGCGCCGCCGCGCCGGCGAAGCCCGAGCGCTCGCCGAGCGGAGAGCGCAGGAGGATGGAGGCCTCGC
The sequence above is drawn from the Candidatus Palauibacter scopulicola genome and encodes:
- a CDS encoding choice-of-anchor B family protein; translated protein: MKRRTLFFAGPTLAAGLALAAGLALAGPAVVGAQQFGGALAVSGDQVLVGEAGNGTMSGIVWVYGLTASGWAETGQVTVSDQVRVPDGFGRAVAAQGDWLWAGAPLEADGAGAVYLFRSDGTGGWERTARLDAPEGARAFGSAIALAAGVAIVSSPAADDGRGAVFSYTLGPDGSASAGMALRRAEGVATEGFGAALALDGETLLVGTRESANAAPVVFVFTRGSSGSWTATGTLEAPSLQERSGFGASLAVRDGFALVGAPTLRESGGAVFAFSRGADGWAMEARLGPLLPEPNAQFGSSLGFDGNDILIGAPGSGMGAGTLYAYRRDAEGQWREASILLRSPLGERSGFAGAAAQSGGHLVVGATGMDSGAGAAVVYERSAAGTWEEGGTLVNDYRGFPAIAGEEIECSEGHADVFECRDVNITAFMPIKDLGGTRATRVNDIWGWTDPETGREIAIVGRTDGTSFVDVSDPYHPRFLGDLPATEGSRHMIWRDIKVYRDHAYIVADAALEHGVQVFDLRQLRDVGAEPVTFGETFLYDGIHSAHNIVINEETGFAYAVGNSGGGETCGGGLHMIDLTEPAQPVFAGCFAQEGTGRRGTGYVHDAQCVIYRGPDTEHAGKEICLGSNETAFNIADVSDKDAPVGLATIDYPNVAYAHQGWLTDDHRYFYMNDEGDEPQGLVEGTRTLVWDVTDLDDPILVTEYIAETTATDHNLYIVGDLMYQSNYSAGFRVLDISDPENPVEIGFFDTSPYQGGASWSNYPYFESGTIAVTGTGDGLFLLKNMARPRLVP
- a CDS encoding DCC1-like thiol-disulfide oxidoreductase family protein; amino-acid sequence: MNQAAGTGDRGPRTDDPGPEGPIVLFDGVCNLCAGAVRFIIRRDRRGRFRFAALQSDVGRRFLAGNGVETPGPGEPPPEAAEPPESLVLVANGRTYARSGAALRIAAGLDRAWPLAAVLLVIPAPLRDLVYRFVARNRYRWFGKQTACELPRTDESWRFLDA